One window of the Salvia miltiorrhiza cultivar Shanhuang (shh) chromosome 6, IMPLAD_Smil_shh, whole genome shotgun sequence genome contains the following:
- the LOC130987827 gene encoding uncharacterized protein LOC130987827: MPSATLSGALIGFGVEKYINTFRKPQSGPESYAAMMVIGAVTANCVVKWDGNAQRRKEREKIRFRSHYCPWCNEMCAGCRSGGRVGRGIPTLHNQHNEVEDQGSPTVHDQHNKIEDQESPPAVHDKIEDGSRSSGCEGQAGSPAVDDQHNES; encoded by the exons atgcCGTCGGCGACTTTGTCTGGAGCCCTTATAGGATTTGGAGTAGAGAAGTATATCAACACATTCCGCAAACCCCAatcag GTCCGGAAAGTTATGCGGCGATGATGGTGATCGGAGCGGTGACTGCGAATTGTGTGGTGAAGTGGGACGGCAACGCCCAGAGGcgcaaagagagagagaaaatccgTTTCCGTAGTCACTACTGCCCCTG GTGTAACGAGATGTGTGCTGGGTGCCGGAGCGGTGGTCGTGTGGGACGAGGAATTCCAACACTGCACAACCAACACAACGAAGTTGAAGATCAGGGAAGCCCAACGGTGCACGACCAGCATAACAagattgaagatcaagaaagCCCGCCGGCGGTGCACGACAAAATTGAAGATGGTAGCCGGAGCAGTGGTTGTGAGGGACAAGCAGGAAGTCCGGCGGTGGACGACCAACACAACGAATCTTGA